GGGAAGCGAGGGGGCAGATATGGCCGACACAACCGCAGGCGATCACAAGCAATTCCAGGCGGCGCCTTTTGCGGACGCATCTCGATATACCGCATCAGCTTTGGCCGCAGCTGCACCAGATGCCGGCACCGGCGATCTGACGACTGCAGACGGCACGCCGCTCAAAGCGGCACTTGCCAAGGCGCAGCGCCAAGCGCGCATTCGCGCTTTCATTCTCGTTGCCCCGCTGCTGGCCTTCATCCTCATTACCTTCATCGCGCCCATCGGCTCGATGCTTTTCCGCTCGGTCAATAATGATGCGTTCTCCGCCAATGCACCGGCGCTGTCGCAGTGGTTCGATGAGAACCCGGGCGTTATCGGCGTGCCGGAAGACGAGGCGGCATGGGAGGCGCTTGCCGCCGATATGAAGGTCGCGAAGAAAGAGCGGACGGCCGGTCAAATGGGTACCCGCATCAACTATGACCTGCCCGGTTCCCGATCGCTCTTCACCAAGACTGGCCGGAGGGCCGATCGTCTGGAGGCCCCCTTCAAGGAAGCTTTCGCGAAAACCGACAAGCGCTGGACGGAAGCTGATCTTTGGGGCGTGATGCGGCGGGCATCATCACCCAACACCGCGTCTTTCTACTATTCCGCCGTTGACCTGACACAGCAGCCCGACGGCTCCGTGGTCGCGGTCGATCCGAAGCGCGCGGTCTATGTCGATCTGTTCCAGCGCACCTTGA
This window of the Pseudomonadota bacterium genome carries:
- a CDS encoding ABC transporter permease, translating into MADTTAGDHKQFQAAPFADASRYTASALAAAAPDAGTGDLTTADGTPLKAALAKAQRQARIRAFILVAPLLAFILITFIAPIGSMLFRSVNNDAFSANAPALSQWFDENPGVIGVPEDEAAWEALAADMKVAKKERTAGQMGTRINYDLPGSRSLFTKTGRRADRLEAPFKEAFAKTDKRWTEADLWGVMRRASSPNTASFYYSAVDLTQQPDGSVVAVDPKRAVYVDLFQRTLILSAVIAGLCLLLGFPVAHMLATVPMRYANLLLILVLLPFWTSLLVRTTSWMVLLQSQGVVNDALDALGFFDFLKVIQAFDPLQAMGVIGTTGRVEMMYNQAGTIIAMVHILLPFMILPLFSVMKTIPPSYVRAARSLGASQARAFWKVYFPQTIPGIGAGLLLVFILAVGYYITP